One window of Candidatus Phytoplasma solani genomic DNA carries:
- the rsmI gene encoding 16S rRNA (cytidine(1402)-2'-O)-methyltransferase: protein MLFHQKSFCNNQATLYLIATPIGNLEDITFRAVKVLKEVFLILAEDTRNSKKLLEHYQIKKPLLSCYEHNQKSRLPQILELLSQGKNLALISDAGTPLISDPGFSLVSEVQKKSFNVVAIPGASAFLTAFITSNLTAPFIFLSFLSRFNQTLKKELLKYQNANETLIIYESPYRIKKTLLLIYQLYGNRKISLARELTKKFETIINGNLEDILKENLIYKGEYVILVEGNKNEHQHLLFLSVAQHVDFYLKLGLSQKEALLQVAQDRKKSKKDIYSKYNNIK, encoded by the coding sequence ATGTTATTTCACCAAAAAAGTTTTTGTAATAACCAGGCAACTTTATATTTAATCGCAACCCCTATCGGTAATTTGGAAGATATCACTTTCCGAGCTGTCAAAGTTTTAAAAGAAGTTTTTTTGATTTTAGCCGAAGATACAAGAAACTCCAAAAAACTTTTAGAACATTATCAGATTAAAAAACCTTTGCTTTCTTGTTATGAACACAATCAAAAAAGTAGATTACCTCAAATTTTAGAGTTATTATCGCAAGGTAAAAACTTAGCTTTGATTAGTGATGCTGGAACTCCTTTAATTAGTGATCCTGGTTTTTCTTTAGTGAGTGAAGTGCAAAAAAAAAGTTTTAATGTAGTAGCTATTCCAGGAGCTTCTGCTTTTTTAACTGCTTTTATAACTTCTAACCTAACCGCTCCTTTTATTTTTTTATCATTTTTATCACGTTTTAATCAAACTTTGAAAAAAGAATTATTAAAATACCAAAACGCTAATGAAACCCTTATTATTTATGAATCTCCTTACAGAATCAAAAAAACTTTATTGTTAATTTATCAACTTTATGGCAATCGCAAAATATCTTTAGCGCGTGAACTAACTAAAAAATTTGAAACTATTATCAACGGCAATCTTGAAGATATTTTAAAAGAAAATCTTATTTACAAAGGTGAATATGTAATTTTAGTAGAGGGTAATAAAAATGAGCATCAACATTTGCTTTTTTTAAGTGTAGCTCAACACGTTGATTTTTATTTAAAATTAGGTTTAAGTCAAAAAGAAGCTTTATTGCAAGTTGCTCAAGATCGAAAAAAAAGCAAAAAAGATATTTACAGCAAATACAATAATATTAAATAA
- a CDS encoding DNA polymerase III subunit delta' — protein MQHQSFINTFFKIIQNNKLSHLYLITGLTLPQRKEFVFELSYQIFKSKDPQNDHLFLKQALIDGTYPNFYYLNKDDHLFKKDQIMQLQKVFHQGSLFGKERIYVIEEIEKTTLPAANSLLHFLENTPNNTIGFLLTSNLDQVLSTIVSRCQVININNGGQQLLTPFLSDCQKLSKDSLDFYLNPLINSSSSQTMTFVTSDYYQHFRSCFLFFIDQWPKTTSLKLSFSTFYFTPVLINSFSDFLIDFVSVLLRWFLDLFYEKKQLPIYFENQNNYKSSFQNLTLQQNINILQIIKKYHQKKPHLVNPQNIFFALMIELEDQK, from the coding sequence ATGCAGCACCAATCATTTATAAATACATTTTTTAAAATAATTCAAAACAACAAATTATCCCACCTTTATTTAATCACAGGGTTAACCCTTCCCCAAAGAAAAGAATTTGTTTTTGAATTATCTTATCAAATATTTAAATCAAAAGATCCTCAAAATGATCATCTTTTTTTAAAACAAGCTTTAATAGATGGTACATATCCTAATTTTTATTATTTAAATAAAGACGATCATCTTTTTAAAAAAGATCAAATAATGCAATTGCAAAAAGTGTTTCATCAAGGTTCTTTATTTGGAAAAGAAAGAATTTATGTTATTGAAGAAATTGAAAAAACTACTCTACCAGCAGCTAATAGTTTGCTTCATTTTTTGGAAAATACTCCAAACAATACAATAGGTTTTTTGTTGACTAGCAATTTAGATCAAGTTTTATCCACAATTGTTTCTCGTTGCCAAGTTATTAATATTAATAACGGGGGACAACAACTATTAACGCCTTTTTTATCTGATTGTCAAAAATTATCAAAAGATTCTTTGGATTTTTATTTAAACCCTTTGATTAATTCTTCCTCAAGTCAAACCATGACTTTTGTTACAAGTGATTATTATCAACATTTTCGAAGTTGCTTTTTGTTTTTTATTGATCAGTGGCCAAAAACAACTTCTTTAAAATTGTCTTTTTCAACTTTTTATTTTACTCCTGTTCTTATAAATTCTTTTAGTGATTTTTTGATTGATTTTGTATCAGTTTTATTAAGATGGTTTTTAGATTTGTTTTATGAAAAAAAACAATTACCTATTTATTTTGAAAATCAAAATAACTATAAATCTTCATTTCAAAATTTAACTTTACAACAAAACATAAATATTTTACAAATTATTAAAAAATATCATCAAAAAAAACCTCATTTAGTTAATCCTCAAAATATCTTTTTTGCTTTAATGATAGAATTAGAAGATCAAAAATAA
- the tmk gene encoding dTMP kinase: protein MNKTKKRRINKIIMFISFEGGEAAGKTTLARILSKKLTKDNYQVVLTKEPGGYKPFSFIREKLLNPVMPPIDFKTEALLYAADRNEHLNNVILPALKKKNIVICDRYLDSSFVYQGYARQLGKHYIAQINDFALKHLPNITFYLDLDPMMAKKRLSLFRSNKQNRLDLEKLEFYQKIREGYLELAQQENKRIIKIKANNSLSQLSSLIYQKVKNLLCSTNHL from the coding sequence TTGAATAAAACAAAAAAAAGGAGAATTAATAAAATCATTATGTTTATTTCTTTTGAAGGAGGCGAGGCAGCAGGAAAAACAACTTTAGCCCGTATTTTATCTAAAAAGTTAACGAAAGACAATTATCAAGTTGTTTTAACTAAAGAACCTGGTGGCTACAAACCTTTTAGTTTTATTAGAGAAAAACTTTTAAATCCTGTAATGCCACCTATTGATTTCAAAACGGAAGCTTTGCTTTATGCTGCTGACAGGAATGAACATTTAAATAATGTGATTCTTCCCGCTTTAAAAAAGAAAAACATTGTTATTTGTGATCGTTATTTAGATTCTTCTTTTGTTTATCAAGGATATGCTAGACAATTAGGAAAACATTATATTGCTCAGATTAACGATTTTGCTTTAAAACATTTACCTAATATTACTTTTTACCTTGATTTAGATCCTATGATGGCTAAAAAAAGATTATCTCTTTTTCGCTCTAATAAACAAAATCGTCTTGATTTAGAAAAACTTGAATTTTATCAAAAAATTCGTGAAGGTTATTTAGAACTAGCTCAACAAGAAAACAAACGTATTATTAAAATTAAAGCCAATAATTCTTTATCTCAATTATCTTCTCTAATTTATCAAAAAGTAAAAAATTTATTATGCAGCACCAATCATTTATAA
- the truA gene encoding tRNA pseudouridine(38-40) synthase TruA, with translation MEHHFYKLVLSYDGTCYCGYQKQPQTKTIQQTLENTLKLMTHCQIDTIAASRTDKGVHAQGQTIHFKISFFLKSRHFKHTLNHLLPPDIRVKTIKKVTSTFHARYLVKSKIYQYFFAKNPLNAFNYHFQVFFAGLNFDKIKLAINLIVGKHDFTSFTNEKQAKNFNKTIFRAFVKETAKHYILIFHADGFLKYMVRFIVGSLIEIGKNKMSLELFEAMLLRKTNKKASFLAPAKGLILKTIFY, from the coding sequence TTGGAACATCATTTTTATAAATTAGTTTTAAGTTATGATGGAACTTGTTATTGTGGCTATCAAAAACAACCTCAAACAAAGACTATCCAACAAACATTAGAAAATACTTTAAAATTAATGACTCATTGTCAAATTGATACTATTGCAGCTAGTAGAACCGATAAAGGAGTGCATGCCCAAGGACAAACAATCCATTTTAAAATTTCTTTTTTTCTTAAATCTCGCCATTTTAAACACACCCTTAATCATCTTTTGCCACCAGATATTAGAGTTAAAACAATCAAAAAAGTTACTTCTACTTTTCACGCTCGTTATTTGGTTAAATCAAAAATTTATCAATATTTTTTTGCAAAGAATCCTTTAAACGCTTTTAATTATCATTTTCAAGTATTTTTTGCTGGTCTTAATTTTGATAAAATTAAATTAGCTATTAATCTGATTGTTGGTAAACATGATTTCACCTCTTTTACTAACGAAAAACAAGCTAAAAATTTTAATAAAACTATTTTCCGTGCTTTTGTTAAAGAAACTGCAAAACATTATATTTTAATTTTTCATGCAGATGGTTTTCTTAAATATATGGTTCGTTTTATAGTAGGAAGTTTAATTGAAATTGGTAAAAATAAGATGTCTTTAGAGCTTTTTGAAGCTATGTTATTGCGAAAAACCAATAAAAAAGCTTCTTTTTTGGCTCCAGCTAAAGGATTAATTTTGAAAACAATTTTTTATTAA
- a CDS encoding MATE family efflux transporter translates to MIFQKKEQIDKKKFMISEEKKRKFLLEGNLWKVILYVTFPITIYLVFQAIFNSYDIFLLRKKLKIDDELVSSINRIHLLKDIFISFGASIATAGVILVGRNYGRKNLEKMRLYLSQTFVLTIIIGLIIAILCTVFFKTLILEHIVNYQGNKQEDLKKYYLIIFCSLVCIIINIVFLALERAKGNNKIVLWVTLSNIAIKIILSLVFFEIKNQMKSLAWATLIAHASVTLFTFWFLFLNQKNYLKIFSKKFRFDKIFLKNLFTLSIPICISIIVFNLGKIIISMVVKTNYDDGTNIDAQLVLAVSVNNIFFNIINSFADSQNTIISQNLGQKKMNRVFETFKKIIILIVLLAFVGTLIHLFCYGKILYLMTGENYHNLACASDTKTQSAAFRILFFYETTGLWLTCFSIILCSFFVCFKKTKIALNMNLLRIISGIFFLFLFSAPIFSSFNEVHKVGFSLFLGNLICFITTLSFFIPFYRKTKKENTTYEDKI, encoded by the coding sequence ATGATATTTCAAAAAAAAGAGCAAATTGATAAAAAAAAATTTATGATTTCCGAAGAAAAAAAAAGAAAGTTTTTGTTAGAAGGAAATTTGTGGAAAGTAATTTTATATGTTACATTTCCTATTACTATTTATTTAGTTTTTCAAGCTATCTTTAATTCTTATGATATTTTTTTATTACGAAAAAAATTAAAAATTGATGATGAACTTGTATCATCTATCAATCGCATCCACTTACTCAAAGACATCTTCATTTCTTTTGGGGCTTCTATTGCCACTGCTGGCGTTATTTTAGTGGGTCGCAATTATGGACGCAAAAATCTTGAAAAAATGCGTCTATATCTTTCGCAAACTTTTGTATTAACTATTATTATAGGGTTAATTATTGCTATTTTATGTACTGTTTTTTTTAAAACACTTATTTTGGAACATATTGTTAATTATCAAGGAAATAAACAGGAAGATTTAAAAAAATACTATCTTATTATTTTTTGCTCACTTGTTTGCATTATCATTAATATAGTCTTTTTAGCTTTAGAACGAGCTAAAGGAAATAATAAAATTGTTTTATGGGTGACATTATCAAATATCGCCATTAAAATTATTTTGTCTTTGGTTTTTTTTGAAATTAAAAACCAAATGAAATCTTTAGCTTGGGCTACTTTAATTGCTCATGCTTCTGTTACTTTATTTACCTTTTGGTTTTTGTTTTTGAATCAAAAAAACTATTTAAAAATTTTTTCAAAAAAATTTCGTTTTGATAAAATTTTTTTGAAAAATCTTTTTACCTTATCTATTCCTATTTGTATAAGTATTATAGTTTTTAATCTAGGTAAAATAATTATTAGTATGGTTGTTAAAACAAATTATGACGATGGAACAAATATTGATGCTCAATTAGTTTTAGCAGTATCTGTTAATAATATTTTTTTTAATATTATCAATTCTTTTGCTGATTCCCAAAATACTATTATTTCTCAAAATTTAGGGCAAAAAAAAATGAATCGAGTTTTTGAAACCTTTAAAAAAATTATTATTTTAATTGTTCTTTTAGCTTTCGTAGGAACTTTAATTCATCTTTTTTGTTATGGAAAAATTTTGTATTTAATGACGGGTGAAAATTATCATAATTTAGCGTGTGCATCAGATACAAAAACACAATCCGCCGCCTTTCGAATATTATTTTTTTATGAAACAACAGGTTTATGGTTAACTTGTTTTTCTATTATTTTATGTAGTTTTTTTGTTTGTTTTAAAAAAACAAAAATTGCTTTAAATATGAATCTTTTAAGAATTATTTCTGGTATTTTTTTTCTTTTTCTTTTTAGTGCTCCTATTTTCAGTAGTTTTAATGAAGTCCATAAAGTTGGTTTCAGTCTTTTTTTAGGTAATTTAATTTGTTTTATTACTACTTTATCTTTTTTTATTCCTTTTTATCGCAAAACTAAAAAAGAAAATACCACTTATGAAGATAAAATTTAA
- the priA gene encoding replication restart helicase PriA yields the protein MIAQVIIDLKTSSLNQCFDYLIPQTFLPLVQKGMRVIIPFGPKNCHRLGYIIDFKNESPFANKELIDILDEKPYFNEELFLLAEEMLKTPFSIKALIYQTIIPKAFLITHLKEIVILKPKLIPETIRNHIPKKNKFLINANNKIVKSLQKLSQQGVILIKDIVKANKSTKNSIGYLLNSELKILSNLTLKEQDFLQRLINWNKNKNTKEIIAIDRKEALSLTSPNIIKSLLQKKIILQVFQKRIIVLKHHFKPLKHDKKIILNKEQVKVIKSINVNKYKTYLLHGKTGSGKTEIYLNLIAKIFKKKEQVLFLVPEVILIAPLIQRLEAKFEKIKIVVLHSYLTPLQKQDQFTKITSQEAQIVLGTRSAIFAPLHHLGIIIIDEEHDESLIEKIKTPYDVKELAQIRANYHQIPLILGSATPSLESYYQVFQKKYKLLKLNKRALINILPPIKLVDMKEELKSGNLEPFSMDLKHALQQTLIKGEQAILFINTKGFAPFVLCRFCGFVPKCQNCNNSLTFYNQKQILKCNYCGYQKDFTIQCSNCHKKTVKALGVGIEYIQNHLQKNFPKTKIITLDSDNVTHLAQYEKLWYDFQEQKADILLGTQMIAKGLDFHQVTLVGILMADTLLKIPTFKAAEKTFQLLIQAAGRCARKKEGQVIVQSYNLEHFAIKKAVLYDEVNFLKQLLQERLMTQTPPFGYLSKILIAHKNFKKTFDIACQIKVILETTCSPKFKVLGPVLSMIPKKNNYYRFLLTLKYHHWPLNLEFIVTSKIQQDSFIFFDRFANLL from the coding sequence TTGATAGCTCAAGTAATTATAGATCTTAAAACTTCTTCTTTAAATCAATGTTTTGATTATTTAATTCCTCAAACATTTCTTCCTTTGGTTCAAAAAGGGATGCGAGTTATTATTCCTTTTGGCCCTAAAAATTGTCATCGTTTAGGTTATATCATTGATTTTAAAAATGAAAGTCCTTTCGCTAATAAAGAGTTAATCGATATCTTAGATGAAAAACCTTATTTTAATGAAGAATTATTTTTATTAGCAGAAGAAATGTTAAAAACTCCTTTTAGCATTAAAGCTTTGATTTATCAAACTATTATCCCTAAAGCTTTTTTAATAACTCACTTAAAAGAAATTGTCATTCTTAAACCAAAATTGATCCCTGAAACAATTCGAAATCATATTCCTAAAAAAAATAAATTTTTGATTAACGCTAATAATAAAATTGTAAAATCTTTACAAAAACTATCACAACAAGGCGTTATTTTGATAAAAGACATTGTTAAAGCTAACAAAAGTACAAAAAACTCTATTGGTTATCTTTTGAATTCGGAATTAAAAATATTATCGAATTTAACATTAAAAGAACAAGACTTTCTACAAAGATTAATAAATTGGAACAAAAATAAAAATACTAAAGAAATAATTGCTATCGATAGAAAAGAAGCTTTAAGTCTGACTTCACCCAACATTATCAAAAGTCTCCTTCAAAAAAAAATTATTTTACAGGTTTTCCAAAAAAGAATTATTGTTTTGAAACATCATTTTAAACCTCTAAAACATGACAAAAAAATCATATTAAATAAAGAACAAGTCAAAGTGATAAAAAGCATTAATGTTAACAAATACAAAACTTATCTTTTGCACGGAAAAACGGGTTCTGGTAAAACAGAAATTTATTTAAATTTGATCGCAAAAATTTTTAAAAAAAAAGAACAAGTGTTGTTTTTAGTTCCTGAAGTTATCTTAATTGCTCCTTTAATCCAACGTTTAGAAGCTAAATTTGAAAAGATTAAAATAGTTGTTTTGCATAGTTATTTAACCCCTTTACAAAAACAAGATCAATTCACAAAAATTACATCCCAAGAAGCTCAAATTGTTTTAGGAACGAGAAGTGCTATTTTTGCGCCTCTGCATCATTTAGGTATTATCATTATTGATGAAGAACATGATGAATCATTAATAGAAAAAATAAAAACTCCTTATGATGTTAAAGAATTAGCCCAAATAAGAGCCAATTATCATCAAATTCCTTTAATACTTGGAAGTGCCACCCCCTCTTTAGAAAGTTATTATCAAGTTTTTCAAAAGAAATACAAACTTTTAAAGTTAAATAAAAGAGCTTTAATCAACATTTTGCCACCTATTAAATTAGTTGACATGAAAGAAGAATTAAAAAGCGGTAATTTAGAACCATTTTCCATGGATTTGAAACATGCCTTACAACAAACTTTAATCAAAGGTGAACAAGCTATTTTATTTATCAATACTAAAGGGTTTGCGCCTTTTGTTTTATGTCGTTTTTGTGGTTTTGTTCCTAAATGTCAAAATTGTAATAATAGCCTAACTTTTTATAATCAAAAACAAATTTTAAAATGTAATTATTGCGGCTATCAAAAAGATTTCACTATTCAATGTAGTAATTGTCACAAAAAAACCGTTAAAGCTTTAGGAGTGGGGATTGAATATATTCAAAATCATTTGCAAAAAAATTTTCCTAAAACTAAAATAATTACACTTGATTCAGATAATGTCACCCATTTAGCTCAATATGAAAAATTGTGGTATGATTTTCAAGAGCAAAAAGCCGATATTTTGTTAGGAACGCAAATGATTGCCAAAGGGCTTGATTTTCACCAAGTTACCTTAGTAGGAATATTGATGGCAGATACTCTTTTAAAAATTCCTACTTTTAAAGCTGCTGAAAAAACATTTCAATTATTAATTCAAGCCGCTGGACGTTGTGCCAGAAAAAAAGAAGGTCAAGTAATTGTTCAAAGTTATAATTTAGAACATTTTGCTATTAAAAAAGCTGTTCTTTATGATGAGGTTAATTTTTTAAAACAACTATTACAAGAAAGATTAATGACTCAAACACCACCTTTTGGTTATCTGAGTAAAATTTTGATTGCTCATAAAAACTTTAAAAAAACTTTTGATATTGCTTGTCAAATTAAAGTTATTTTAGAAACTACTTGCTCTCCAAAATTTAAAGTTTTAGGTCCTGTTTTGTCAATGATTCCAAAAAAAAATAATTATTATCGCTTTTTGTTAACCTTAAAATATCATCATTGGCCTTTAAATTTAGAATTTATTGTCACTTCTAAAATCCAACAAGACTCTTTCATTTTTTTTGATCGTTTTGCTAATTTATTATAA
- a CDS encoding acetate kinase: MKIMSVNSGSSSLKFQLLEMPQKDLIASGLIERIGFSNAIFTLKTKNNKETKTLEIKNHQQAIALLLDILIQNKIINQLEEIEGIGHRIVQGGELFQDATILTNEAIAKIESLCDLAPLHNPANLVSIKAFKKVLPSLFQVGVFDTTFHQTIPAVNFLYATPYSWYQKYQVRKYGFHGISYKYITEKMQHILKKKDAKLIICHAGNGVSLCAVDSGKSLDTSMGFTPLEGVPMGTRSGNIDPAVIKFIADKENKSIAAVIDDLNKKSGYLGVSGISNDARDIIAEIKKGNLQSCLSFDIQVKRIVDYIASYYVLLKGIDALVFTAGIGENSVFFRSKIINSLSILGFKLDVEKNQLQSKEGLITTTQSLIQAFVVPTNEELAIACDVLRIYNNEKNNFS; this comes from the coding sequence ATGAAAATTATGTCGGTCAATTCAGGTAGTTCTTCTTTAAAATTTCAATTATTAGAAATGCCTCAAAAAGATTTAATTGCTTCTGGTTTAATCGAAAGAATTGGTTTTTCTAATGCCATTTTTACCCTTAAAACCAAAAACAATAAAGAAACAAAAACATTAGAAATTAAAAACCACCAACAAGCGATCGCATTGTTATTAGACATTTTAATTCAAAACAAAATCATCAATCAATTAGAAGAAATTGAAGGCATCGGACATAGGATTGTTCAAGGAGGAGAATTATTTCAAGATGCAACTATTTTAACTAACGAAGCAATTGCCAAAATAGAAAGTCTTTGTGATTTGGCGCCTTTACACAATCCAGCTAATCTTGTAAGTATTAAAGCTTTTAAAAAAGTTTTACCGTCTTTATTTCAAGTAGGAGTTTTTGATACTACTTTTCACCAAACTATTCCAGCAGTTAATTTTTTATATGCCACTCCTTATTCTTGGTATCAAAAATATCAAGTGAGAAAATATGGTTTTCATGGAATCTCTTATAAATATATCACTGAAAAAATGCAACATATTTTAAAGAAAAAAGATGCGAAACTAATTATTTGTCATGCTGGTAATGGAGTTTCTTTGTGTGCGGTTGATTCGGGGAAATCTTTAGATACTTCTATGGGTTTTACCCCTTTAGAAGGTGTTCCTATGGGCACTCGCAGTGGCAATATTGATCCAGCAGTAATCAAATTTATTGCTGACAAAGAAAACAAAAGTATTGCTGCTGTAATTGATGATTTAAATAAAAAATCAGGTTACCTTGGGGTATCTGGCATTTCTAATGATGCACGAGATATTATCGCAGAAATAAAAAAAGGCAATCTCCAATCTTGTTTGTCTTTTGATATTCAAGTAAAACGGATAGTTGATTATATTGCTAGTTACTACGTTTTATTAAAAGGGATTGATGCTTTAGTTTTTACTGCCGGTATTGGCGAAAATTCAGTTTTTTTTAGATCAAAAATCATTAATTCTTTATCCATTTTAGGGTTTAAACTAGACGTCGAAAAAAACCAACTTCAAAGCAAAGAGGGTTTAATTACTACTACTCAATCACTTATTCAGGCTTTTGTTGTTCCTACCAACGAAGAACTAGCAATCGCTTGTGATGTTTTAAGAATTTATAACAACGAGAAAAATAATTTTTCTTAA
- the trhA gene encoding PAQR family membrane homeostasis protein TrhA produces the protein MKWPTKTSDKQTYGEEIANAISHGLMILLGIFTLVFFTIKINKINPSNKFIFLIFSISIIILYLMSTLNHSLSFTKAHKFFQKSDHISVYLLIWGTFVPILLLLKELQVPLIEDCKITKGNFLFICQCLLVFLGILAKILWFEKGKYVHLVLYVLLGWSGLLFVDELIKPNNKNLFICIFLGGCFYSGGIWFFIKDHKKYFHFIWHLFVILGTCFHAVGIYLLLKKL, from the coding sequence AAACTTATGGCGAAGAAATTGCTAACGCTATTTCTCATGGTTTAATGATTCTTTTAGGAATTTTTACCCTTGTTTTTTTTACCATCAAAATTAACAAAATTAATCCTTCTAATAAATTTATTTTTTTAATTTTTAGTATCTCCATTATTATTCTTTATTTGATGAGTACTTTAAATCACTCCTTATCTTTTACCAAAGCTCATAAATTTTTTCAAAAAAGCGATCATATTAGTGTTTATTTACTTATTTGGGGAACTTTTGTTCCTATTTTGTTACTTTTAAAAGAATTACAAGTCCCTTTAATTGAAGATTGTAAGATTACCAAAGGAAATTTTCTTTTTATTTGTCAATGTCTTTTAGTTTTTTTAGGTATTCTTGCTAAAATACTATGGTTTGAAAAAGGAAAATATGTACACCTTGTCCTTTATGTTTTGTTAGGATGGAGTGGTTTATTGTTTGTTGATGAATTAATAAAGCCAAATAATAAAAATTTATTTATTTGTATTTTTTTGGGTGGTTGTTTTTATAGTGGGGGTATTTGGTTTTTTATCAAAGATCATAAAAAATATTTTCATTTTATTTGGCATCTTTTTGTTATCTTAGGCACTTGTTTCCATGCTGTAGGGATTTATCTTTTATTAAAAAAATTGTAG